One genomic window of Bdellovibrionota bacterium includes the following:
- a CDS encoding MoxR family ATPase, producing the protein MHPFQNDIAALRSFLGRAVLGKDDVIELVLVNLVAQGHLLIEDVPGVGKTTLALALARSIDGTFQRIQFTSDLLPSDVLGVQIYNSEKHNFEFKPGPIFANVVLADEINRTTPKSQSALLEAMQDGRVSMERTTYDLPRPFTVLATQNPIEFHGTYPLPESQLDRFLMRITMGYPPLDQEMRILQTKEYVPRDIKENPVCTGARVLEMQRAVSEVRVDRSVAQFVLSIIEKTRRSRDLELGASPRGSLALYRAAQARAFVRGELFVTPDDVKSLVVSVLAHRVLVSGRRAGSPTSADARSAAETILKEIVETVEVPV; encoded by the coding sequence GTGCACCCATTTCAAAACGACATTGCCGCGCTGCGTTCTTTTCTTGGACGCGCCGTGCTTGGAAAAGACGACGTGATCGAACTGGTCCTCGTCAATCTTGTCGCTCAGGGACACCTGTTGATCGAAGATGTGCCGGGCGTCGGCAAGACAACGCTGGCGCTCGCCCTGGCGCGATCGATCGACGGAACCTTTCAGCGGATTCAGTTCACGAGCGATCTCCTGCCGTCGGACGTCCTGGGCGTGCAGATCTACAACTCGGAAAAACACAATTTCGAATTCAAGCCGGGACCGATTTTCGCCAATGTCGTTCTGGCGGACGAGATCAACCGCACCACGCCCAAGAGTCAAAGCGCTTTACTCGAGGCGATGCAGGACGGACGCGTTTCCATGGAACGCACGACCTATGATCTGCCGCGCCCGTTCACGGTCCTCGCCACCCAAAACCCGATCGAGTTTCACGGAACCTACCCTCTGCCCGAATCGCAGCTCGACCGATTTCTGATGCGTATCACGATGGGGTATCCGCCTCTCGATCAGGAAATGCGAATTCTTCAGACCAAGGAATATGTCCCCCGGGACATCAAAGAAAATCCCGTCTGCACGGGGGCGCGCGTTTTAGAAATGCAACGGGCCGTGTCGGAAGTTCGGGTGGATCGCTCGGTCGCCCAGTTCGTTCTTTCGATCATTGAAAAGACGCGCCGTTCGCGGGACTTGGAGTTGGGCGCCAGCCCTCGAGGTTCGCTGGCGCTATACCGGGCGGCCCAAGCGCGCGCGTTCGTCCGGGGAGAACTTTTCGTCACTCCCGACGACGTCAAATCGCTCGTGGTTTCGGTTCTCGCCCATCGCGTCTTGGTGAGCGGAAGGCGAGCGGGCAGTCCCACGTCCGCGGATGCCCGCTCGGCGGCGGAGACGATTCTCAAAGAGATCGTTGAGACCGTCGAGGTTCCCGTGTGA
- a CDS encoding DUF58 domain-containing protein — translation MTSSRGRFRIHVTRTGYLFILLCLGIGIASLNTGNNLLYLIFAMMLSFLILSGLLSNNTLARLWVHPRFPARIFAKQPVPVRLELENKKRFFPSFCLSLDLAAQGIEKRGKPFVIKVPPGGSASVTDHIVFPLRGRRKLPPYSVETSYPFGLIRKYFPLPSEGDTVVYPALAPIEFWLEADRRLHGEFLSGQKGGETNPYGIRDYVHGDPARLIHWKSSAKQGSWKSREFEKEKKLRVVVDVRLLPQSESEPEWLERAISVAASLILMLSRRGFEIVLRLNGDRVIAEGKGYLDAYLTALALARAPIEGNRPEAFRDIPEVHSVVVVTDAPSHGSGGEWVIGRERLQAA, via the coding sequence GTGACGTCCTCGCGCGGCCGCTTTAGAATCCACGTCACGCGCACCGGCTATCTTTTTATTCTCCTCTGCCTCGGCATCGGAATCGCCAGCCTCAATACGGGGAACAATCTGCTCTATCTCATCTTCGCGATGATGCTGAGCTTTCTGATTCTTTCCGGCCTGCTCTCAAACAACACGCTTGCGCGCCTTTGGGTGCATCCTCGCTTTCCCGCACGAATTTTCGCCAAGCAGCCGGTACCGGTCCGGCTCGAGCTCGAAAACAAAAAGCGGTTTTTCCCGTCGTTCTGCCTCTCCCTCGATCTTGCGGCGCAAGGGATTGAAAAAAGGGGGAAGCCGTTCGTCATCAAGGTTCCGCCCGGCGGTTCCGCTTCGGTCACGGACCATATCGTTTTTCCGCTTCGGGGAAGGCGGAAGCTGCCGCCCTATTCGGTGGAAACGTCATATCCGTTCGGACTGATTCGAAAATATTTTCCGCTTCCGTCGGAAGGAGACACCGTGGTTTATCCGGCGCTAGCTCCGATCGAGTTTTGGCTGGAAGCCGACCGGAGGTTGCACGGGGAATTCTTATCGGGCCAGAAAGGGGGCGAAACCAATCCTTACGGAATTCGGGATTACGTCCACGGGGATCCCGCTCGACTCATTCATTGGAAATCGTCGGCCAAGCAAGGGAGTTGGAAATCCCGTGAGTTCGAGAAAGAAAAGAAACTTCGGGTGGTCGTGGACGTTCGGTTGTTGCCGCAATCCGAATCCGAACCGGAATGGCTCGAACGAGCGATCTCCGTCGCCGCGTCCCTGATTCTCATGCTTTCGAGGCGCGGTTTCGAAATTGTTTTGAGACTCAACGGCGACCGGGTGATTGCCGAAGGAAAAGGGTACTTGGATGCCTATCTCACTGCGCTCGCGCTTGCCCGGGCCCCGATCGAGGGAAACCGCCCGGAGGCCTTCCGGGATATTCCCGAGGTTCATTCAGTCGTCGTGGTGACGGACGCGCCCTCGCACGGCTCAGGCGGGGAATGGGTGATCGGCCGAGAGCGACTTCAAGCCGCATGA
- a CDS encoding DUF3488 and transglutaminase-like domain-containing protein — translation MTFDRYFRLASSLLVLCGFYAVLIAGAYIVPCVVGMGITVAYGLSGEKLTSLLRIPRWVWNIAALILFAYLFYDTFYGEQDLVGNGIKFVVYLQIVKLLSPKTNRDQMQIYLLSFLHLLSSTVLSSDVTFAFPFLLYIVLATWTLAMFHLKTQQEAAAASEHRESAIRSLLRSKDVITPKFLTASSLLALTLIAFTMLVFFLFPRLSMGQFLRRVTTQQRISGFSENVELGTIGNIKASDTISMRVEFSEAYQGKIDTEYLYWRGTALDAFDGRRWSQSMTMRSPVRIDTDSAVLNAHRATYPGGETFQYRVFLEALSTPLIFGADRLFRVTWDKSIVERFFRGSLALEEDPYLGFHFLTTNNFASDLTYTAESVVGEVDPATLRGESKEVPPFIESTYLQLPKLDPEVKKLIESIPLPPTSLYDQALALRQYIEKNYRYTLDVQDSGTEDPLRFFFIERKRGHCEYFSTALAIALRVRGIPSRQTIGFRGGELNPYGRYLAVRQRDAHSWVEVFFPESGWIRFDPSPLDLNFRTRASYFRKFYQFMDYLRLRWNKYIIEFDLQAQAGIAERIGRQAGRWIGAFKGGKETAAADEPEDIREKIRRNQGRRLAIAVLGMGGILAVGTWIFRRRQRSVRTGKFGELIRLLASHGHLKSPVQTAEEFARDIEKERGSLLPLEELVRLYNEQRFGGRRVADLKWKGQLDALQSLLASSQRTRRRKAGPPPVPLQ, via the coding sequence ATGACCTTCGATCGCTATTTTCGCCTGGCGTCTTCGTTACTCGTGCTCTGCGGTTTTTATGCCGTCCTGATCGCCGGCGCCTATATCGTCCCTTGCGTCGTCGGCATGGGGATCACCGTGGCTTACGGGCTGTCCGGCGAAAAGCTGACCTCGCTCCTGCGCATCCCCCGATGGGTCTGGAACATCGCCGCCTTGATCCTGTTCGCCTATCTTTTTTACGACACGTTTTACGGCGAACAGGATTTGGTCGGAAACGGGATCAAATTCGTCGTTTACCTTCAGATCGTCAAACTCCTCTCCCCGAAAACGAACCGGGACCAGATGCAAATTTACCTGCTGAGTTTTTTGCATTTGCTTTCTTCGACCGTTCTCTCCAGCGACGTCACGTTCGCCTTCCCGTTCCTTCTTTACATCGTGCTGGCCACCTGGACGCTGGCGATGTTCCATTTGAAAACCCAACAAGAGGCTGCCGCGGCGTCGGAACACCGAGAAAGTGCAATCCGCTCGCTCTTGCGATCCAAGGACGTCATCACGCCCAAGTTTTTGACGGCCAGCTCGCTTCTCGCTCTCACACTGATCGCCTTCACGATGCTGGTGTTCTTTCTGTTTCCGCGCCTGTCGATGGGGCAGTTCCTCCGCCGTGTAACCACTCAGCAGCGGATTTCAGGGTTTTCCGAAAATGTCGAACTCGGAACCATCGGGAACATTAAAGCCAGCGACACCATCTCCATGCGAGTCGAATTTTCGGAGGCCTATCAAGGTAAGATCGACACGGAATACCTTTACTGGCGCGGCACGGCTCTCGACGCGTTCGATGGCCGGCGCTGGTCGCAATCCATGACGATGCGGAGCCCCGTTCGGATCGACACCGACAGCGCCGTTTTAAACGCGCATCGGGCGACCTATCCGGGAGGAGAGACTTTTCAATATCGCGTGTTTTTGGAGGCCTTAAGTACGCCGCTCATTTTCGGCGCCGACCGGCTCTTTCGGGTGACCTGGGACAAGTCGATTGTCGAACGCTTCTTTCGCGGGTCTCTCGCCCTGGAAGAGGATCCGTATCTCGGATTTCACTTTCTCACGACCAACAATTTCGCAAGCGACCTGACGTACACCGCGGAATCCGTTGTGGGAGAGGTCGACCCGGCGACTCTTCGCGGGGAGTCCAAGGAGGTCCCGCCGTTTATCGAGTCCACGTACCTTCAGCTTCCCAAACTCGACCCCGAGGTGAAGAAACTGATTGAATCCATCCCGCTGCCGCCCACGTCTCTTTATGACCAGGCGCTCGCGTTGCGGCAATACATCGAAAAAAACTATCGATACACGCTGGATGTCCAAGACAGCGGAACCGAGGATCCGCTTCGCTTTTTCTTTATCGAACGGAAGCGAGGCCACTGTGAATATTTCTCCACCGCCCTCGCCATCGCCTTGCGGGTGCGGGGGATTCCTTCCCGTCAAACCATCGGATTTCGCGGCGGTGAACTCAATCCCTACGGACGATATTTAGCGGTGCGGCAACGGGATGCGCATTCTTGGGTGGAAGTGTTCTTTCCGGAATCCGGATGGATCCGTTTTGATCCTTCTCCTCTCGATCTGAACTTTCGTACCCGGGCGAGTTATTTCCGGAAATTTTACCAGTTCATGGATTATCTTCGTCTCCGGTGGAACAAATACATCATCGAATTCGACCTCCAGGCGCAGGCGGGAATCGCCGAGCGCATAGGACGCCAGGCCGGACGCTGGATCGGCGCGTTCAAAGGCGGCAAAGAGACCGCGGCTGCGGACGAACCGGAGGATATCCGGGAAAAAATACGGCGAAATCAGGGGCGCCGCTTGGCCATCGCCGTTCTAGGCATGGGCGGTATCCTCGCCGTGGGAACCTGGATCTTTCGACGAAGACAGCGCTCGGTTCGTACCGGCAAGTTCGGAGAATTAATCCGTCTGCTCGCGTCTCACGGACACTTAAAATCTCCGGTTCAGACGGCCGAAGAATTTGCGCGAGACATCGAAAAAGAGCGAGGCTCGCTTCTGCCCTTGGAAGAATTGGTTCGTCTCTATAACGAACAGCGGTTCGGCGGCCGCCGCGTGGCCGACCTGAAATGGAAAGGTCAATTGGACGCCCTTCAGTCCCTCTTGGCTTCTTCCCAGCGAACTCGCCGGCGAAAGGCCGGTCCCCCGCCCGTACCTCTTCAATAG
- a CDS encoding helix-turn-helix domain-containing protein — MSKAIWIRSDVADVSIRPRRAFVASVIPEIRDILERYGDYVDSREVVKKIAAEAGADFRSPGYLIRVFRAREGLTQTELARKVKIPQSDLSRIERNTLALGRDRSRRISRILKIDYRRLLS; from the coding sequence ATGAGTAAGGCAATTTGGATTCGTTCGGACGTGGCGGATGTCTCGATCCGTCCGAGAAGGGCGTTTGTCGCGTCGGTGATTCCGGAAATCCGGGACATTCTTGAGCGTTATGGGGATTACGTGGATTCCCGTGAGGTTGTGAAGAAGATCGCTGCAGAGGCGGGAGCGGATTTTCGGAGCCCCGGATACTTAATCCGGGTTTTCCGCGCGCGGGAGGGTCTCACACAGACGGAGCTGGCGCGGAAGGTGAAAATTCCACAGTCGGATCTTTCGAGAATTGAGCGGAATACCTTGGCCCTTGGTCGGGATCGGTCCCGGCGGATTTCCAGAATTCTGAAGATCGACTACCGGCGGCTCCTTTCTTGA